The following are encoded in a window of Rubellicoccus peritrichatus genomic DNA:
- a CDS encoding LacI family DNA-binding transcriptional regulator, protein MARKAGISLRTIAEATGVSVVTVSRALNRDFLVDPKTAARIQKAADKLGYKLPSQERRSVRIARGNTNDKELRIRRFGFIIPDFIPDAFKTPLSRGLQKGIADYLFEKKIELVHTHLDRNKNLPTILAKKEVDGYILKGVFSTIPLTKPQLAQMGRFPHVSIFGQPPLTLSKSPKIIEDYILPDDQLIGRIGLDRLVRAGVKKPLLISNRVGNVPLQEMPTFSRCSGFKYEADFQGIQYDSLEILTWDPTEIVSILERYMKKSGKPKGIFMTRPFPHMIEALDRLKLTPEQGIHLYGPISGLEDECAKLDMQGINLRPEALGRAAAELLIWRINHPEMESKTILIPPELVHCKK, encoded by the coding sequence ATGGCTAGAAAAGCTGGCATATCTTTACGCACGATCGCCGAGGCAACCGGAGTATCTGTTGTAACTGTGTCTCGCGCACTCAATCGAGATTTCCTTGTCGACCCCAAAACTGCTGCACGCATCCAAAAAGCAGCCGATAAATTAGGCTATAAACTACCATCGCAAGAAAGGCGTTCTGTAAGGATCGCTCGTGGTAATACCAATGACAAAGAGCTGCGAATACGCCGATTTGGATTCATCATTCCTGACTTTATACCTGATGCGTTTAAGACTCCCCTATCTCGAGGACTGCAAAAAGGGATCGCCGACTATCTTTTCGAAAAGAAGATTGAGTTGGTTCATACTCATCTGGATAGAAACAAAAACTTACCTACTATATTGGCAAAAAAGGAAGTCGATGGATATATCCTGAAAGGAGTGTTTTCGACTATTCCACTGACGAAACCGCAACTTGCTCAAATGGGAAGATTTCCGCATGTTTCCATATTTGGACAACCTCCCCTAACCTTATCGAAATCTCCAAAAATTATTGAAGATTATATACTGCCGGATGACCAACTTATTGGGCGTATCGGTCTTGATCGTCTGGTTCGCGCTGGTGTCAAAAAACCTTTGTTGATTTCGAATCGAGTCGGTAATGTGCCTTTACAGGAAATGCCCACGTTCTCACGTTGCAGTGGCTTCAAATATGAAGCCGATTTTCAGGGTATCCAGTATGACTCTCTTGAGATCCTAACATGGGACCCAACTGAAATCGTATCAATACTGGAGCGCTACATGAAAAAATCAGGAAAACCCAAAGGCATTTTCATGACACGCCCGTTTCCTCATATGATTGAGGCATTGGATCGGCTTAAGCTTACACCCGAGCAGGGCATTCATCTTTATGGCCCAATTTCCGGGCTGGAAGACGAATGTGCAAAGCTCGACATGCAAGGGATCAATTTACGTCCTGAAGCACTGGGAAGGGCCGCTGCTGAACTTTTAATTTGGCGGATTAATCACCCGGAAATGGAATCAAAAACAATTCTAATTCCACCAGAGTTGGTTCACTGTAAAAAATAG
- a CDS encoding SGNH/GDSL hydrolase family protein, translating into MLVCSQLGRASDLSGGVITGGARGIYDPEVPEELRVRDGLPNVFKKLQDGETVHIGYVGGSITEANGWRPKSFAWFKEQYPNADLVEINAAIPGTGADFAASRIATDLLPYNPDLVMIEYRVNGARGFDARAVEGLVRQIWEHNTETDICFFYTIAEWMLKDMQAGKQYHFGKTMEQIANHYGIPSVDLGVEVVKQMNSGDLIFKDDGPVEGKLVFSQDGVHPGDAGHGLYNEIARRSLDTIRAQKSESRKDLPAPLNTNHFGSAKLMPISEAEQSKGWTKVDIEADDIYRRDTRRTHNMLRGGLKSDRVGETLTIHWVGRTIGLTHIPQGDGMEIEVSIDGNASEVVKFKQSSDKYLYAQFHYLPEQPQGEHTATIRIRNLPNGSAFYFGQVIVVSDPE; encoded by the coding sequence TACCAAATGTATTCAAGAAATTGCAAGACGGTGAAACCGTGCACATTGGGTATGTGGGAGGAAGCATTACTGAAGCCAATGGATGGCGTCCAAAAAGTTTTGCCTGGTTCAAAGAACAATATCCGAATGCTGACCTGGTTGAGATCAATGCAGCGATACCAGGAACAGGAGCCGACTTTGCTGCGAGTCGTATTGCAACAGACCTCCTCCCCTACAACCCGGATCTTGTCATGATTGAGTATCGGGTTAATGGTGCACGTGGATTTGATGCCCGTGCAGTCGAGGGTCTTGTTCGGCAGATTTGGGAGCATAACACTGAAACAGATATTTGCTTTTTTTATACCATTGCCGAATGGATGTTAAAAGACATGCAGGCGGGGAAACAGTATCATTTCGGGAAAACGATGGAGCAAATCGCAAATCATTACGGTATACCATCCGTTGACTTAGGTGTTGAAGTAGTGAAACAGATGAATTCCGGAGATTTAATATTCAAAGACGATGGTCCGGTTGAAGGGAAATTAGTTTTCTCCCAAGACGGCGTACATCCTGGAGATGCCGGGCATGGGCTTTACAATGAAATCGCCAGACGGTCCTTAGACACCATTCGGGCACAGAAAAGTGAATCCAGAAAAGACCTACCTGCCCCATTAAATACGAATCACTTCGGCTCGGCCAAGCTAATGCCAATTTCTGAGGCAGAGCAAAGTAAGGGTTGGACAAAGGTCGATATCGAGGCAGATGATATTTACCGAAGAGATACTCGCCGGACTCATAATATGCTACGCGGCGGACTGAAGAGTGACCGTGTCGGCGAGACCCTTACGATTCACTGGGTGGGACGGACGATTGGCCTGACTCATATTCCTCAGGGAGATGGAATGGAAATCGAGGTGTCGATCGACGGAAATGCCAGCGAAGTCGTTAAATTCAAGCAAAGTTCGGACAAGTATTTGTATGCCCAATTTCATTATCTTCCCGAACAACCCCAAGGCGAACATACAGCCACAATTCGAATTCGTAATCTGCCGAATGGCAGTGCATTCTATTTCGGACAGGTCATCGTAGTAAGCGATCCTGAGTGA